In Anaerobacillus isosaccharinicus, one genomic interval encodes:
- a CDS encoding PhoH family protein encodes MAEKLIDLQLEKATEAQSLFGPNDSHLKRMEEKLDVKIVTRGEKILVTGEEAKILIVVEVIDALLILIRKGTQISERDIVYAVGLAERGMLEELLELYQEKIAVNVKGKPILVKTLGQRHYISAIKKWDIVFGIGPAGTGKTYLAVVMAVNALKDGFVKRIVLTRPAVEAGESLGFLPGDLKEKVDPYLRPLYDAMHDVLGVEQTVRLMERGTIEVAPLAYMRGRTLDDSFVILDEAQNTTSEQIKMFLTRLGFGSKMVITGDLTQIDLPKGKKSGLRTALEVLDKVHGIEFIHLQAADVVRHTLVQKVINAYEKSENEST; translated from the coding sequence TTGGCAGAAAAGCTTATTGATTTACAATTAGAAAAAGCGACTGAAGCACAAAGTTTATTTGGACCAAATGACAGCCATTTAAAAAGAATGGAAGAAAAGCTTGATGTAAAAATTGTGACTAGAGGCGAAAAAATATTAGTTACTGGAGAAGAAGCAAAAATTTTAATTGTAGTAGAAGTAATTGACGCACTTCTCATTTTAATTCGAAAAGGTACACAAATTTCTGAACGAGATATCGTATATGCTGTCGGATTGGCTGAGCGAGGGATGCTTGAAGAGCTGCTGGAGCTATACCAGGAGAAAATTGCTGTTAATGTTAAAGGTAAACCAATTTTAGTAAAAACGCTTGGCCAACGTCATTACATTTCAGCGATTAAAAAATGGGATATTGTCTTTGGTATTGGGCCTGCTGGAACTGGTAAAACATATTTGGCTGTCGTTATGGCTGTAAATGCCTTGAAAGACGGATTTGTAAAACGAATTGTCTTAACTAGACCTGCTGTTGAAGCAGGTGAAAGCTTAGGTTTTTTACCTGGAGACCTTAAAGAAAAGGTTGATCCTTATTTAAGACCATTATATGATGCGATGCATGATGTTTTGGGAGTAGAGCAAACAGTTCGATTGATGGAGCGAGGAACAATTGAAGTTGCTCCACTAGCATATATGAGGGGTAGAACATTAGATGATTCATTTGTTATCTTAGATGAAGCCCAAAATACAACATCTGAACAAATAAAAATGTTTTTAACTAGATTAGGTTTTGGTTCTAAAATGGTTATCACAGGTGATTTAACACAAATTGACTTACCTAAGGGGAAGAAGTCGGGATTACGAACAGCGCTCGAGGTGCTAGATAAGGTTCATGGTATTGAATTTATTCATCTACAAGCTGCAGATGTTGTTCGACATACATTAGTGCAGAAAGTGATTAATGCTTATGAAAAATCAGAAAATGAAAGCACTTAA